Below is a genomic region from Nilaparvata lugens isolate BPH chromosome 3, ASM1435652v1, whole genome shotgun sequence.
taagtgttttcaatctatttatgtcttgtgtctcctgttttaatttatattacaaactttaaagtgtcttctgatatgtgctatatatatatataccacaccatttgtcacgtggtaatttgaaaccaccaaatatttttaaatgagccaatgaaatgtaatagaactataaaattggaaagaaggttagacctatccaaagagtaaatcaactcaaatcaagtattattagcgattaggagtaatagcattatcaacaacgataagaaaacatgtattattgtgatttaataattatgagaacccattggtaagatcaaaaaattataaagcggcatacttattattggcggattataaaaaaaaaataaaatgcatgaacattgaggttagagttacttgtttacgttttgaaaagaattagtcgatcttggataaatcgataattattagaaccaatactgaacgaatcagctgattattcgatcaacccatatgaccggttgaatcatataaaattcattcataaaggatatattatgtatactaaaggaagtcgatgtgtagaaatacaaataactattatttctgtataaatatttattataatccaaaaaagcatgataaatcaagagtatacaaaactcatataaaaactaaatgtattatctattaaaatcgtatgttacgatttatttatgaattcaatttaagataaatactccatatatttgtataaaaacttcttttatttaattttttctattataaagccgaggaagccctgattcccaaggcaaccaattgtattgagtctattaaattgaaggccaatcagagagtagcttacagaattattctaagaagaggcaaatttttctgaaaacctctttcttctggcttaagatcccaacccgagaggatgcacatggagtttagggttttttcttcttccttttaaaaatttttaatgaattattaagccaaacccttttttaaatgtaatgtatgtttgttgaatgttaattgtttgtgaactcagtgctgtcaaggagttcgtaattgtaaagattcccataaaaatagctttaattcgaaagaaacttataaaaatctggatcacgcgttagcccagcagtgacgaaaaggagcctacccaattaattattggaaataattaattcaatccacgagaacatctagaacttcagtcagtgagtgataagtcaaaccaaatgagctcattttttctacgttcagtggggtaataattaataaaaaagcgctattcctattaatttgaattaaaattaagagtcaccacgtgttgaacaatatcacatagttcataagaacattttataaatttatttaatatatgtaggaagcttacttccatgcacagcccgaattcattaaatccctgagatctcatgtttgaatattaatttattaattataaatttgtttgttgaaccaagtatagtatatcaaacctatagaccgaacaggtttttatttgcagaatttcgtattgattggaagtctaaatatcagcattaaatataatatatttataaatttgaaacatactattgtgaatattagcgaaacctgtgataattactcagattctagaaaacatttatttaagtaaattatagttatatcgaatattttatgcatatctgttttatgggaatatattttgtgttttatgtcagcatacaaacttatagaattttttattatatcctaactcatcttgtgttatatagtttgagctgttttggtaccaacaaatatttagcagcacttaaaattattgaatcaagtgatattaagcttattcagagcactcaatatttatcatcctttgatgatactcATCTCATATACCAGaataagtatattaagaaattatattaataaggttccagttatatcatataaggatccagagagcttccagaactggcgttgtaagttctaaggaattttgaagggtatattggtgaatacttgtattcacgacgagcgttttaagaatcaactagaaacaactatagttggtccttattattctctagtgatgcatggttactgataatcagtcgtcaaatattcttttaatttccttactggtattcttcaagaacttcatagaagcagcggtaagaattaccaatcaccggtcactgaaccttatggtgattatttgtatttataaaattcatgtttctaccactgagctagagctgaggtttgaacccagtaattttgcgagccggaaggccttaattttttgtgaatttattcgcaaaagagggaatttagagactgctcttataaataccagaaacatcgtattaacTGTGAAGGAATTACCATTaacaacttcacacaatggcacccaaccagtggagcgtgatgaaaagcttacctactcaatctcactatcaatgattaatgaaattattgataaacctGAAAACTGCAAGAAGcataatctgaagttgattcaacaagatatatctgataatctattgtaagtttctggctaaaataattgagttgctcttcaaattaaaatttttcaagctgcataaatacagacaaactatATCACACGAGtctgataacataattctcataatagagaaaaattggatggaaatttccataaaagttatagtaagattttgattttgatttttgaatctagacattgtatgctgaccagggctataggttatttgaggcatCACAATACTGTTGTTAGTAAGGAAGATAAGACCCTaactaaaattttaagaaccatattagtgtaatttgtaagccataCCTGTCTATTGATGTCCGTTTagtaatatatgtacatgacacttgaaacttttaacaccacacaattttatccagaataggcactatcactgaattCATTTTGATATTTCTGAAATTTGGCAACACACTTGGCACTTTATTCGAAGTAatccataataacgtcaccatgaaccagtcgccagctaactcacaaatttcctacttcagcgaccACCCCCAAAATTATGTAGCTACGACACCGGCCACTCAACAACCTCAGGACAatgcagcggagaccccacgagagagagagggaggcagcatatgctccatcaatttcgacccgcaaaacttggcccaattgtcttctacgaagatcGATAACGTCGTTGACGCgattaattccgatgagagtccggctgagggagatgagggagtgagggcgtccaactcGGTGCCGGCGTCTCCGCAGATCGCTCCAAGTGTCGCCGAGGGAACAGAGAGTGCCGCCACCCAATCGCCACCTGACATGACCAGTCAACCACCACCCGCCgccaccaacctggaaaaaCGCAATATTACCTTAGACTCTTCAGTTGGCTGTGTTACAAATCACCTAATGAATGATTCCTCGAGTGAGTTTAAACTCATGATCAACCAAGCCATGGCAGAGTTGATGAAAGAGATAAAAGCAAGCCAGGATAAAGGGGAAgaaaataccaaaatcataCAAAAAGATGTCAAAGCTGTACAAGGAAGTGtggaaaaaatggaagagaaagttGAGGGAAAATTCTCTGAATTCAaggaagaaatgaaaaatatgatagacaTTAAAATAGATACGCAATCTACAATCATCAAAAAATTAGAGACCCGTATAGATGACGTCACCTGTCAGATAAACGAACGGTTGGATGACGTACCAAAGGAAGTTAaaaaacaggtggacgtattgagtaaggagctgggcaccgctatcatgggaactgtcatgggaaaggtgttagaaaataagggcgagatagagtcgaaagtggaggaaaataataagaaaataatagagatagtCAAGGAACAAAGTAACGTGCAGGCATGTATGGCAAATTTAGCGGAGGAGGGGGCAAAATCAAGTGAGAGATACGGCATGTTGGAGAATGCTATAGGCGGACAGCAATTGAAGCTAACCGGATTATATGATGAAATGAATgcaaataagaaaattatgaatgataaatggatcgcaaatgaagaacgagtctccagaatagagacaCGTATAGAAAATATCCCAGTCAGTCGAGTGCAGTATACACCGAATGAAGCAGTAAACggcactcaactttttcaaagtcttggaaaatttgataattcctaccgtcatatgcaaccccgaccattcatagatcaaataaaagctattcaggaactgatacccacctcttggttagtatggcgtttccaactgtccagtctattactcggcgagccactgatgtttttccagagccggatgcgagacatcaatagcctggaggacttcatctcccaattcctgCAGCAGTATTGGAGCAAACGTAAGCAGATGGACGCACTATCAGAGATCATATCGtgcacatatgataatagaggcagACAGTCATATACTGAATTTGTAGCTAAGATGATGTGTAAGAATTCGCAACTAGACGAATCTTTAGCGGATACATCATTAGcaaatatattaacaaaaaagcttccttacaatgttcgcatgacactagcagtatcttcgatttccagttgcaaagaattaatggaacatttacactgtaTCCAATCTGTTACTTCTGAATCCAGTCAGGTAAACGACCGTACAGGAGATTTCAatcattctcatcataataGCAACAGCtacagaaaaaattataatggtgagaatcaaatgtcaaatgTCGGAGCAAACACTCGATATCAAAAATACCCTGAAAATACTAGCAGAGGTCAATCGTTTGAAAACAGTTCTagaaataaatctcaatattacaataataaacaacAGGATAGAGGAGCATATTATGATGGCAGAGATCGCTTGAATGGGAACAATTACAAACGAGATGGAGATCGTAAGAATCAAGGCGAAACGCATCAAAATCATAACCGGACAAATACATCTTACACAGTAGCACATACAACAAAAGCAACccaaaatcaacatgcaaataacccaccaccaaatcaagaaataagCACTTCTAAAACtacatgactatatgatacccccaaagcaaaggataattattcatctaccAAATTAGAGGAACAAGCCAAACCTCTCCACATAGACACCACTTTCCGGGACGATCAGCGTGAAACACTCTTAGAAAACCCTGACGACACCGATGTGACATCAGACGGCCAGCTACAAACTTATATCGAATGCAAATTGTATGGGACTAAACTACAAGCCCTGATTGACAGTGGCTCGCAATGCTGTTTATTACAAGAGGATATGTTTTCGAACATCAAAGATAAACATGCAATAGCTATACTACCCCTTACCAATGTATACATTTCCGGTATTAATCCTGGCAGAAGAATAAGAGTAACCACTCAATGTCTCTTAGAAGTGGAAATAGAGggagttatatttgaatatacttTCCTGGTGTTGCCAGTCAAAGGTCCATCAATGATAATAGGCGCTGATTTCTTACAGTATTTCCGAACCTGTTTGAATTTCCGTACATTGAAATTCCATGCAAGCCCTGAAACCACCACCACCGAAATTATTACACCTCTCAGTTTAAAAAGACATCCTGGAGAAAATCGGATAGTACAATTTGCATATCACATGGAAGGCGTTCCTAGGACTTGGGGTATTCATGAAATGGAAGAAACCATGGAACATTTTGAAGTGTTGAGTTTAACGACAATGGATGACGGCGTGATGGATAAAGAGATTTCCTCTgaagaaatgtttgaaaaattattggatAGGATAAACTGTTATGCTGAATGGGATTTAGATACAAAAAACAGTGTCGCGAaggttttcattgaaaatagagaTGTCTTCTCAGAACAGCCAGGACTAGCTAAAGATTTTGAATGCCGACTCAAAGTCAAACCTCATGAAGCCTATTACCGAAAATCTTATCCAATACCATTTACATACCGCCCGGCAGCTATAGCAGAGATAGACAGAATGTTAGAATTGGGGATTATTGAACCATCAAGCTCTCAATATAGCTTACCAATTGTTTGTGTTGCTAAGAAAGACGGTACCGTGAGATTATGTCTGGACGCGCGAGCGCTTAACAGCATTTTGGAAGATGACCGTGAGAGCCCAGACCAGATAGAACAAGTACTTCAAACCTTTAGTGGGAAGAATGTATACTCTACAGTTGACCTAAGCGCAGGTTATTGGCAGATCCAGATAGCAGCAGAATCAAGAGATTATCTATCATTCTTATTCAACGGAAGAAATTACCGCTTCACTCGCCTAGCTTTTGGACTGAGGAACGCCATGGCCATATTTATTCGTTGCCTTCGTCAAGCCGTAGGAGAAGATGTCACGGATTTCTGTACACTCTACGTGGATGATggaattatttcttcaacaaaTATTCAGGACCATTGTCAACACCTAGATATAATATTTCGTCGCCTCATCAGATGTGgactcaaattgaaattatcaaaatgcgaattttttgcaCAACAagtcaaatatttgggacataTCATCACCCCGGACGGCATCTCCCAGGATAGCAGTAAATTAGAAGCCATCAGAAAATTCCCTTCACCAACCAACCGAAAGCAACtacagaaattcattggatttcttCAATTCTATAGACGTTTCAACAGCCGTatgtcacactacactgccCAATTAAGTCACGTACTATCTACCAACAAAGCATGGAAGTGGACAGAAGCAGAAGAGAAGATATTTCGAGAATTAAAAGAAGCTTTCCTTGAAATAGTTGTATTAAGTCATCCCGATATGAGCCAGCCATTTTACATAAACGTAGACGCCTCAGATTACGCCATAGGAGCAGaaatatttcagaaaagtgCCGAAGGAGACAAAGGAGTACTAGCTTTTTTCAGTAAAACCCTAAATCCAGCACAAAGACGCTATTCGATTACTGAAAaggaattattaagtatagtagAAGTCTGTAAAAAATACCGCACGCTACTGttgggaaataaaatttatatcaataccgaccataaagctcttacattttttaaaacagcTAAATTAAACCACAACAGACTGTCAAGATGGTTTCTCGCTCTTCAAGAGTTTGACCTCGATCTCACACACTTACCAGGAAAGCAAAATCAAACAGCCGATTTTCTATCCCGAGAATTAGATGCCACTTACTGTAACGACACAAACCTGAAATGCTATGCAATGGAAATGGACgaaagcataccatatcccAAAAATATCAAACCTCAAGTCTACAAGAATACACTAACACCCAGAAGGATTCAGAATGCGCAAAAAGAAGACCCTAAGCTATCCCAAATTTTAGAAATACTGGAGGAAGGACCATCTGAACCGCCCCACTACCTGCGACAGTACACGCGATACCGTGGATTCCTATTTCACCGCACCACACCACAAGATTATAACTGGAGAATCATAATACCTAAGGAAATAGCGGAAGAAGTGATTAAGGAAACGCATGAGAGAATTGGCCACTTTGGAGTAAGAAAAACGATATGTACACTAAAAGAAGCCTGTTATCTGAAAGGTATGCACAAAAAGGTAGTCAAAGTGTTAAGAGCATGCGACCTATGTCAGAAAaccaaacatttaaaatatcaagTCAGGGGAGCAATGATACCTATATTGCCGACCGCCCCATTGGAGTTAGTATCAGCCGACATTTATGGTCCTCTACCCCTAGCACAACATGGGAAGAAATATATATTCGTATTAACATGCACATTCTCTAAATACACCATGTTCTTTCCCATCGGTAAGCTAACAGGAGAAGTCCTAGCAAATTGCATAGTGAATAAGTGGACTCCGCAAGTAGGAAAACCTAAGCGCATTCTATCAGATAATGCATCATATTTTTGTAGCAAACCATGGAAAAGAATACTTGACCTGgctgatataaaaatatctcgAACTTCCACATATTCTCCTAGTTCGAACCCCGTGGAGCGCCGCATGGCAGAAATCTCACGATTCATGAGGGCGTACTGCGCTGAAAAACATCAAAGTTGGGTTAGATATCTACCGTTCCTGGAAGAATGTTTCAACAATTGCATCAATGAAAACACAGGATATACACCAGTAGAGGTTATTTTcggagaaagaaataaaatgtttattgaaaagttaatagATTTCCCACCGTCGAATGCTTTAACTCATCCTAACCTAGACATCTGTCACATTGTACAACAGAGATTAGAAAGGTCAGCGACCTCACGAAAgcattatcatgataataaatccAAGCAATTTAAATACAGTGTCGGAGatgaaatacttttaaaaagcCATAGATTATCCAATGCATTGGAAAAAACTACCAGAAAATTCTTCCATATTTATACTGGACCATACAAAATTGCAGCCGTAACTGAACGTAATACAGTTCAGTTGTATGAAGAAagcaaaccaaatttaacttggtgggaaaatatttctaatctcaagccgtattatcgagacaataagcgataagaatataaacaataatatttggattcatggaCCTACCTGTCAACAAATACGTACCAAACAAACACCAGGCAACACACTTATTTCGCAGACGAGTATTCATTTCGACCAGcatacctgaaaataaagaaaggacaaatttagaaaccattttttaacacctttcttattagtgaaacaagagaataaataacttctaatattaaaagccaacttaccttcatgtagcaggaagagacatcaagatggcgacaagtgatgaaccgaagccaacgtaaaccagctgtccactacgaaaaccagagtagtcaatgcctattaaatcatcaaagttgataccccgaataagaagatcaagtgtcatataaatgtgaattgcatgtagagatattataaaaatattatattattattatttatgtataaactattaagaaaatcactaaaattatccgccaaatgatcaaaccgcatagttaccaccaaaagcattaatcccaagtctcaatgtattagaggaataagaagttcttgttgataaaacctaccaaagattatccttaaaaatatccattatatgaaaacaaagcccaatttctgcaagagaatgaaatgaaaatgtacaagtcactgttctatgttgagggagaaaatatgttatactctgcaagtcggagaattaccagtttg
It encodes:
- the LOC120350626 gene encoding uncharacterized protein LOC120350626; its protein translation is MLVEMNTRLRNKCVAWCLFAQYALMNREISAMRRSTGFELGEYVEVRDIFISARSSILFHGLLQKYDALSDRMRLGFPTCGVHLFTMQFARTSPVSLPMGKNMVYLENVHVNTNIYFFPCCARGRGP